In Trifolium pratense cultivar HEN17-A07 linkage group LG7, ARS_RC_1.1, whole genome shotgun sequence, a genomic segment contains:
- the LOC123894520 gene encoding uncharacterized protein LOC123894520 yields MATRGVIADKWSMRVLWACAIGSAVSLYMVAVERQKQNRQKMLAQGLNGMDLGETNEDV; encoded by the exons ATGGCAACCAGAGGAGTAATTGCAGACAAGTGGTCCATGAGAGTTCTTTGGGCTTGTGCTATTGGAAGTGCTGTTA GTCTGTATATGGTTGCTGTAGAAAGACAAAAACAGAATAGGCAGAAGATGCTGGCTCAAGGTTTGAACGGAATGGACTTGGGGGAAACCAATGAAGACGTTTGA